CATCGGCGCCACCCGCGCCGACCCGGCCGACGCCTGGCTGAGCTGGCGCGAGGCCCGCCAGGCGCTGCGCATCGCCGAGCACTTCCCGCGCCACGCGCCCATCGCCCGCTGGGAGGACCTGGGCGTGCACCGCCTGCTCGCCCGGCTCGGCCAGGCCGACCTGCGCGAGCTGGCCGCCGAGACCGCGGCGCTGGACAGCGAGCTGGCCCAGACCGTGGAGGTCTACCTCGACCGCGGCGGCCACGTCCAGAAGACGGCCGCCGAGCTGGGCGTCCACCGGCAGACGCTGTACTACCGGCTGGGCAAGGCCGAGCGGCTGCTGCACCGCGACCTGTCCGACGGCGACGACCGCCTGGCCGTGCACATGGGGCTCAAAGCCGCCCGGCTGCGCGCCCAGGACCCCGCTAACCCGCCAGGACCTGCCGGAGCTTAGCGGCGAAGGCCTCGGGCTGGCCCGGCATGCCGAACTCGTCGCCCATGAAGCCCCCGTGGTTGCTGGGGAAGATCACCGGCTCCGCACCGAGCCGCGCGGCCACCCCCTCGCCACCGCGGCGGGCCATCTCCCCCTCCGACTCGGCGCCCACCGCGATCACCACCCGCGTCGAGGTGGCACGCAGCGCCTCGAAGTCGGGCTCGTAGTGGGTGCACGTGATGAGGTTCTGGCCGAGCAGGGCGTCGTCGCGGGAGCCGTCGTCCTGCGCCGGCAGGCCCATCATGGCCGGGTCGGGCACGGGCAGCTCCTTCGGGTCCGCCGGGAACTCGCCCTTGTGGCCGGTCGTCGCGATGAACTTGGCCATCGCCGGCCCGAACCCCTCCCGCTCGTACGTCTCCCGCATGTCCCTGATCACGGCCATCGCCCGCTCCGCGTCCGGCAGCACCCTGGCGACCGGCGGCTCGTGCGCCACCAGCGTGCGCACCTGCTCCGGGTGCCGCGCCACCAGCGCCAGCGCGTTCACCGCGCCGCCGCTGCTGGCGAAGACGTCGACCGGCCCGCCGCCGACCGCGTCGATCAGCCGGTGCAGGTCGTCGGCGTGCAGCTCGGGCGTCGACTCGGCCAGGCCGTCCGTGCGCTTGCTCCGGCTGACCCCGCGCGGGTCGTAGGTGACCACCGTGCGGTCCTGGAAGTGGCTCGCCAGGGTGGTGAAGCCGCTGGCGTCCATCGGGGAGCCGATCATCAGCAGGATCGGCTCGCCGCTGCCCCCGGCCTCGCGGACGTCGTAGGCGAGGGTGGCGCCGGGCACCTCGAGGGTGTGGCTGCTGGGTTCGGTCATGTGTCACTCCTTGTCGATGGACCGAAGAGGTAGACCGGGCGAGGCCGGGAAACTCATCGCCGGCCGCCGGCGCACACGTGATACGAGTCTGGACCATATCGGCTCATGTCACGATGACGCCCGCCTCCGCCAGCAGGGCCATGAACAGCCCGAGGCAGAGGAGCGCCACCGGCCAGACTCTCTGCGTGAGCGCCACGGCCATGCCGACGAGGAGCGCCACCAGGGCGAGGCTGCTAAGGGGATCCACGGGGGACCTGCTGCCCGCGTACGCGGAGGTCAGACCTG
The nucleotide sequence above comes from Nonomuraea gerenzanensis. Encoded proteins:
- a CDS encoding alpha/beta fold hydrolase, with translation MTEPSSHTLEVPGATLAYDVREAGGSGEPILLMIGSPMDASGFTTLASHFQDRTVVTYDPRGVSRSKRTDGLAESTPELHADDLHRLIDAVGGGPVDVFASSGGAVNALALVARHPEQVRTLVAHEPPVARVLPDAERAMAVIRDMRETYEREGFGPAMAKFIATTGHKGEFPADPKELPVPDPAMMGLPAQDDGSRDDALLGQNLITCTHYEPDFEALRATSTRVVIAVGAESEGEMARRGGEGVAARLGAEPVIFPSNHGGFMGDEFGMPGQPEAFAAKLRQVLAG